The following proteins come from a genomic window of Streptococcus oralis:
- a CDS encoding cysteine desulfurase family protein, which translates to MIYLDNAATTPMSAVAIAEMTKVMQETHGNPSSIHSHGRHAGKLLREARQDLAHLLGTKPQRIFFTSGGTESNNTAIIGYCLRHQERGKHIITTAIEHHSVLETIDYLVQHFGFEVTIIQPVNQEITAQQIQEALRDDTILVSTMYANNETGSLLPIAEIGRVLKDHPAAYHVDAVQAIGKIPIHPEELGIDFLSASAHKFHGPKGIGFLYASSMDFDSYLHGGDQEQKKRAGTENLAAIVSMVAALKEDLDHQAEHYQKLERLKTAFLEEIAGLNYYLNENKHQLPYVFNIGFPGQKNDLLLLQLDLEGISISTGSACTAGIVQTSHVLEAFYGSDSHRLKESVRISLSPLNTEKELKQLAQTLKNIIGD; encoded by the coding sequence TTGATTTATTTGGACAATGCTGCCACTACTCCTATGTCAGCAGTAGCTATCGCAGAAATGACCAAGGTCATGCAGGAAACCCATGGGAATCCTTCAAGTATTCACAGTCATGGTCGCCATGCTGGCAAATTGCTCCGTGAAGCCCGTCAGGACTTGGCTCACTTACTTGGAACTAAGCCACAACGAATCTTTTTCACATCTGGCGGTACAGAAAGTAACAATACCGCTATCATCGGCTATTGTCTCCGTCATCAAGAGCGTGGAAAACACATCATCACGACAGCTATTGAACACCATTCTGTCCTTGAAACCATTGATTATCTGGTTCAACATTTTGGCTTTGAAGTGACAATTATACAACCAGTAAATCAAGAAATCACTGCCCAGCAAATTCAAGAGGCTTTACGTGACGATACCATCCTAGTTTCTACTATGTATGCCAATAATGAAACGGGCAGTCTCTTGCCAATTGCTGAGATTGGACGTGTTTTAAAAGACCATCCTGCTGCTTATCATGTTGATGCTGTTCAAGCTATCGGGAAAATCCCTATCCATCCAGAAGAATTAGGAATTGATTTCCTTAGCGCTTCTGCTCATAAATTCCATGGACCAAAAGGAATTGGTTTTCTTTACGCTTCGTCTATGGACTTTGATTCCTATCTTCACGGTGGGGACCAAGAACAAAAGAAACGGGCTGGAACAGAAAACCTTGCTGCCATCGTCAGTATGGTTGCTGCCCTCAAAGAAGACTTGGATCATCAGGCTGAGCATTACCAAAAACTAGAAAGATTAAAAACTGCTTTTCTAGAAGAAATTGCAGGTCTCAACTACTATCTCAATGAAAACAAACATCAACTTCCTTATGTTTTCAACATTGGCTTCCCTGGTCAAAAAAATGATTTGCTCTTGCTCCAGTTAGACCTTGAAGGAATTTCAATCTCAACTGGTTCTGCTTGTACTGCTGGTATTGTGCAGACCAGCCATGTCCTAGAAGCTTTTTATGGGTCTGATTCCCATCGTTTAAAAGAGTCTGTCCGTATCAGTCTTTCTCCCCTTAATACCGAGAAAGAACTGAAACAACTGGCTCAAACCTTAAAAAATATTATTGGAGATTAA
- a CDS encoding DUF4649 family protein, whose protein sequence is MFRLTYKDSYQVERTLEFADYEELMLSLSGCVTLPDTLLISSLTLNDKVIYQGLVGDLYRFLSQTNFSD, encoded by the coding sequence ATGTTTCGTTTGACTTATAAAGATAGCTATCAAGTAGAACGTACACTTGAATTTGCCGATTACGAAGAGCTTATGCTATCACTATCAGGCTGTGTTACCCTGCCCGACACTCTCCTAATCAGCTCCTTAACACTGAATGATAAAGTGATTTATCAAGGATTAGTTGGCGATCTCTACCGTTTTTTATCACAAACTAATTTTTCAGATTAA
- a CDS encoding DUF1831 domain-containing protein, which translates to MAFEKTIKLQNCRYDYTLSPSAKKFTLKDNTFFETKVGNYELTRLLEKVPNSGEGFLLKIIINKELTGVKINITDKSGLRLVNIFKSEDHHIHQEKFYFLMDSLVERGIFTKEER; encoded by the coding sequence ATGGCATTCGAAAAAACCATTAAACTACAAAACTGCCGCTACGACTATACACTTAGTCCATCTGCAAAAAAGTTTACACTAAAAGACAATACTTTCTTTGAAACAAAAGTCGGAAACTACGAACTGACTCGTCTACTTGAAAAAGTTCCTAATAGTGGTGAAGGTTTCCTACTAAAAATTATCATCAACAAAGAGCTTACAGGTGTTAAAATTAATATCACTGACAAATCAGGTCTTCGTTTGGTGAATATCTTTAAATCAGAAGATCATCATATCCACCAAGAAAAATTCTACTTCCTCATGGACAGTCTTGTAGAACGCGGAATCTTCACAAAAGAAGAGAGATGA
- the pcrA gene encoding DNA helicase PcrA, with protein MNALLNGMNDRQAEAVQTTEGPLLIMAGAGSGKTRVLTHRIAYLIDEKMVNPWNILAITFTNKAAREMKERAYGLNPATQDCLIATFHSMCVRILRRDADHIGYNRNFTIIDPGEQRTLMKRILKQLNLDPKKWNERTILGTISNAKNDLIDDVAYAAQAGDMYTQIVAQCYTAYQKELRQSESVDFDDLIMLTLRLFDQNPDVLTYYQQKFQYIHVDEYQDTNHAQYQLVKLLASRFKNICVVGDADQSIYGWRGADMQNILDFEKDYPQAKVVLLEENYRSTKTILQAANDVIKNNKNRRPKNLWTQNADGEQIIYYRANDEQDEAVFVAKIIDELGRTQNFLHKDFAVLYRTNAQSRTIEEALLKSNIPYTMVGGTKFYSRKEIRDIIAYLNLIANLSDNISFERIINEPKRGIGPGTVEKIRDFANMQDMSMLDASANIMLSGIKGKAAQSIWDFANMILDLREQLDQLTITELVEAVLEKTGYIDILNAQATLESKARVENIEEFLSVTKNFDDNPDSQEEETGLDKLSRFLNDLALIADTDSGSQETSEVTLMTLHAAKGLEFPVVFIIGMEENVFPLSRAAEDPDELEEERRLAYVGITRAEKILYLTNANSRLLFGRTNYNRPTRFINEISSDLLEYQGLARPANTSFKASYSSGGIAFGQGMSLAQALQERKRNAAPSSIQSSGLPFGQFTSGNKKDSSDTNWSIGDIALHKKWGEGTVLEVSGSGDTQELKINFPEVGLKKLLASVAPIEKKI; from the coding sequence ATGAACGCATTATTGAATGGAATGAATGACCGTCAGGCTGAGGCGGTGCAAACGACAGAAGGGCCCTTGTTAATCATGGCGGGTGCTGGTTCTGGAAAGACTCGTGTTTTAACTCACAGAATCGCCTACTTGATTGATGAAAAGATGGTCAATCCTTGGAATATCTTGGCCATTACCTTTACCAATAAGGCTGCGCGTGAGATGAAGGAGCGTGCCTATGGGCTCAATCCAGCAACACAGGACTGCCTAATTGCGACCTTTCACTCCATGTGTGTTCGTATCCTACGTCGCGATGCGGATCATATTGGCTACAATCGGAACTTCACCATTATAGATCCAGGAGAGCAACGAACTCTTATGAAGCGCATTCTCAAGCAATTAAACTTGGATCCTAAAAAATGGAATGAACGGACTATTTTGGGAACCATTTCTAATGCTAAGAATGACTTGATTGATGATGTGGCTTATGCTGCCCAAGCTGGTGATATGTACACGCAAATCGTAGCCCAGTGTTATACAGCCTATCAGAAAGAGCTTCGTCAGTCTGAGTCCGTTGACTTTGATGATTTGATTATGTTGACCCTGCGTCTCTTTGATCAGAATCCTGATGTCTTGACCTACTACCAGCAGAAGTTCCAGTACATCCATGTTGATGAGTACCAAGATACCAACCATGCCCAGTACCAACTGGTCAAACTCTTGGCTTCACGCTTTAAAAATATCTGCGTGGTCGGTGATGCGGACCAGTCTATCTACGGTTGGCGTGGGGCTGATATGCAGAATATCTTGGATTTTGAGAAAGATTACCCTCAAGCTAAGGTAGTTTTGTTGGAAGAAAATTATCGTTCAACTAAAACCATTCTTCAAGCAGCAAACGATGTCATCAAAAACAATAAAAACCGTCGTCCTAAGAATCTCTGGACTCAGAATGCCGATGGAGAGCAGATTATTTACTATCGTGCAAATGACGAACAAGACGAAGCTGTTTTTGTAGCCAAAATCATCGATGAACTTGGTCGCACTCAAAACTTCCTCCACAAGGATTTTGCAGTTCTTTATCGGACTAATGCGCAATCCCGTACTATTGAGGAAGCCCTGCTCAAGTCCAATATTCCTTATACCATGGTTGGAGGGACCAAGTTCTACAGCCGTAAGGAAATCCGTGATATTATCGCCTACCTTAATCTCATTGCCAATTTAAGTGACAATATCAGTTTTGAGCGCATTATCAACGAGCCAAAACGTGGAATTGGCCCAGGAACCGTTGAGAAAATTCGCGACTTTGCGAATATGCAAGACATGTCTATGCTAGACGCATCAGCAAATATCATGTTGTCTGGCATCAAAGGAAAAGCAGCCCAGTCTATCTGGGATTTTGCCAATATGATTCTGGATTTGCGGGAACAACTGGATCAATTAACCATTACAGAGCTGGTTGAGGCGGTTCTAGAAAAAACAGGCTATATCGATATTCTTAATGCCCAAGCGACCTTGGAAAGCAAGGCTCGGGTTGAAAATATCGAGGAATTCCTTTCTGTTACCAAAAACTTTGATGACAATCCTGATAGTCAGGAAGAAGAAACAGGTTTGGATAAACTCAGTCGTTTCTTGAATGACTTGGCTTTGATTGCAGACACAGATTCAGGTAGTCAGGAAACATCTGAAGTGACCTTGATGACCTTGCACGCTGCTAAGGGACTCGAGTTCCCAGTTGTCTTTATCATTGGGATGGAGGAAAATGTATTTCCGCTTAGCCGCGCAGCTGAAGATCCTGATGAACTGGAAGAAGAACGTCGTTTGGCCTATGTAGGAATTACGCGTGCGGAGAAAATTCTCTATCTAACCAATGCCAACTCTCGCTTGCTTTTCGGTCGTACAAATTATAACCGTCCAACACGTTTCATCAATGAAATCAGTTCGGACTTGCTTGAGTATCAAGGTTTGGCTCGACCAGCGAATACTAGCTTTAAAGCCTCTTATAGCAGTGGTGGGATTGCTTTCGGTCAAGGTATGAGCTTAGCTCAGGCCCTTCAAGAACGGAAACGCAATGCTGCACCAAGCTCTATCCAGTCAAGTGGTCTTCCGTTTGGACAGTTTACATCCGGAAATAAAAAAGATTCAAGCGATACCAACTGGTCTATTGGAGATATTGCACTTCACAAGAAATGGGGAGAGGGTACTGTTCTGGAAGTCTCTGGTAGCGGTGATACTCAGGAACTAAAAATCAATTTCCCAGAAGTAGGTCTGAAAAAACTCCTAGCCAGCGTGGCTCCAATTGAGAAAAAAATCTAA
- the coaB gene encoding phosphopantothenate--cysteine ligase, with the protein MKILVTSGGTSEAIDSVRSITNHSTGRLGKIITETLLAAGHEVCLITTKRALKPEPHPYLTIREIKNTNDLLVVMQELVKDYQVLIHSMAVSDYTPVYMTGLEEVQASSNLEEFLNKQNHQTKISSTDEVQVLFLKKTPKIISLVKEWNPAIHLIGFKLLVDVSEDYLIEIARQSLIKNQADLIIANDLTQISANQHRAIFVEKEHLQTVQTKEEIASLLLEKIQAYDS; encoded by the coding sequence ATGAAAATTTTAGTTACGTCGGGCGGTACGAGTGAAGCTATCGACAGCGTCCGCTCTATCACGAACCATTCTACAGGTCGCTTGGGGAAAATCATCACCGAAACCTTACTTGCTGCGGGGCATGAAGTTTGTTTGATAACGACAAAACGAGCTTTGAAGCCAGAACCTCATCCCTATCTAACCATTCGAGAAATCAAAAATACCAATGATCTTCTAGTTGTGATGCAAGAACTTGTTAAGGATTACCAGGTCTTAATCCACTCAATGGCAGTTTCTGACTACACTCCTGTTTATATGACAGGGCTTGAGGAAGTTCAGGCTAGCTCCAATCTAGAAGAATTCTTAAACAAGCAGAATCATCAGACTAAGATTTCTTCAACTGATGAGGTTCAGGTTTTATTCCTGAAAAAAACACCCAAAATCATCTCTCTAGTCAAAGAATGGAATCCTGCTATTCATCTGATTGGTTTCAAACTGCTAGTTGATGTCTCTGAGGATTATCTCATAGAAATTGCTAGACAGAGTCTTATCAAGAACCAAGCTGACTTGATCATTGCAAATGACCTTACTCAAATTTCAGCAAATCAGCATCGGGCAATCTTTGTTGAGAAAGAGCATCTTCAAACTGTTCAAACAAAAGAGGAAATTGCAAGCCTCCTCCTTGAAAAAATTCAAGCATACGATTCTTAG
- the coaC gene encoding phosphopantothenoylcysteine decarboxylase, protein MANILIAVTGSIASYKSADLVSSLKKQGHHVTVLMTEAAREFIQPLTLQVLSQNPVHLDVMQEPYPDQVNHIERGKETDLFIVAPATANTIAKLAHGFADSMVTSTALALPDHVKKLVAPAMNTKMYDHPATQANLKTLETYGYQIISPKESLLACGDHGKGALADLDIILERIKETLNEKTL, encoded by the coding sequence ATGGCAAATATTCTCATCGCAGTGACAGGTTCTATTGCCTCCTATAAATCAGCTGACCTAGTCAGTTCCTTGAAGAAACAAGGCCATCATGTCACTGTCTTAATGACTGAGGCAGCAAGAGAGTTTATCCAACCTTTGACACTACAAGTCCTCTCTCAAAATCCTGTCCACCTTGATGTCATGCAGGAACCCTATCCTGATCAAGTCAATCATATTGAAAGAGGCAAAGAAACCGACCTTTTTATCGTCGCCCCTGCTACTGCTAATACCATTGCCAAACTAGCACATGGTTTTGCGGATAGCATGGTTACCAGTACAGCTCTTGCCCTGCCAGACCACGTCAAAAAGTTAGTCGCACCAGCCATGAACACAAAAATGTATGACCATCCGGCAACTCAGGCTAATCTAAAAACATTAGAGACCTATGGTTATCAGATAATCTCTCCCAAGGAATCTTTACTAGCCTGTGGCGATCACGGAAAAGGCGCCCTAGCGGACCTGGATATTATTTTAGAAAGAATAAAGGAAACACTCAATGAAAAAACGCTCTAA
- the radC gene encoding RadC family protein has translation MYSISFQEDSLLPRERLVREGVEALSNQELLAILLRTGTRQANVFEISQKVLNSLTSLTDLKKMTLQELQSLSGIGRIKAIELQAVIELGHRIHKHETLEMESILSSQKLAKKMQQELGDKKQEHLVALYLNTQNQIIHQQTIFIGSATRSIAEPREILHYALKHMATSVILVHNHPSGAVSPSRNDDHVTKLVKEACELMGIVFLDHLIVSHSDYFSYREKTDLI, from the coding sequence ATGTATAGTATTTCATTTCAAGAAGATTCACTCTTGCCTAGAGAAAGATTGGTTAGAGAAGGAGTAGAAGCCCTGAGCAATCAAGAATTATTAGCCATTCTGCTTAGAACCGGAACGCGTCAGGCTAATGTTTTTGAAATTTCCCAGAAAGTCTTGAACAGTCTGACTAGTCTAACTGATCTAAAAAAAATGACCCTGCAGGAATTGCAGAGTCTGTCTGGTATTGGACGGATTAAAGCCATTGAATTACAAGCTGTGATTGAACTGGGACATCGTATTCACAAACATGAAACCCTTGAGATGGAAAGTATTCTCAGTAGTCAAAAGCTAGCCAAGAAAATGCAACAGGAACTTGGGGACAAAAAACAAGAGCACCTAGTGGCGCTCTATCTCAATACTCAAAATCAAATCATTCATCAGCAGACCATCTTTATCGGATCTGCAACACGCAGCATTGCTGAACCGAGGGAAATCCTTCACTATGCTTTGAAGCATATGGCTACCTCTGTGATTCTTGTTCATAACCATCCATCAGGCGCTGTATCGCCTAGTCGAAATGATGACCATGTCACTAAACTAGTCAAGGAAGCTTGCGAACTGATGGGAATTGTTTTCTTAGACCACCTAATTGTCTCGCACTCGGATTACTTTAGTTATCGTGAAAAGACAGATTTAATCTAG
- a CDS encoding redox-sensing transcriptional repressor Rex yields the protein MKDKQSATIPKATAKRLSLYYRIFKRFNTEKIERANSKQIAEAIGIDSATVRRDFSYFGELGRRGFGYDVKKLMTFFAELLNDNSITNVMLVGIGNMGHALLHYRFHERNKMKIIMAFDLDDHPEVGTQTPDGIPIYGISQIKEKIKEADVKTAILTVPSVKSQEVANLLVDAGIKGILSFSPVHLHLPKDVVVQYVDLTSELQTLLYFMRKED from the coding sequence GTGAAAGATAAACAGTCTGCTACTATTCCAAAAGCAACAGCAAAACGACTCTCTCTTTATTATCGAATTTTCAAACGATTTAACACAGAAAAAATTGAAAGAGCAAATTCTAAACAAATTGCTGAAGCTATCGGTATTGACTCTGCTACTGTTCGACGTGATTTTTCTTATTTTGGTGAGCTTGGACGTCGTGGATTCGGTTATGATGTTAAAAAACTGATGACGTTTTTTGCTGAACTCCTAAATGATAACTCCATCACCAATGTGATGTTGGTTGGAATTGGTAATATGGGGCATGCCCTTCTCCACTATCGCTTCCATGAGCGTAACAAGATGAAAATCATCATGGCATTTGACCTAGATGACCATCCAGAAGTCGGCACCCAGACACCTGATGGAATTCCGATCTATGGCATCTCTCAGATTAAAGAAAAGATCAAAGAAGCAGATGTTAAAACTGCTATCCTAACTGTTCCAAGTGTTAAATCACAAGAAGTCGCCAATCTTTTGGTCGATGCAGGTATAAAAGGTATTCTCAGTTTTTCCCCTGTTCATCTCCACCTTCCAAAAGATGTGGTCGTTCAGTATGTCGATTTGACAAGCGAACTCCAAACCCTCCTCTATTTTATGCGTAAAGAGGATTAG
- a CDS encoding formate--tetrahydrofolate ligase, with translation MKTDIEIAQSIELKPIVDVVEKLGISYDDLELYGKYKAKLSFDKIRAVESNPVGKLILVTAINPTPAGEGKSTITIGLADALNKIGKKTMIAIREPSLGPVMGIKGGAAGGGYAQVLPMEDINLHFTGDMHAITTANNALSALIDNHLHQGNELGIDQRRILWKRVVDLNDRALRHVTVGLGGPLNGIPREDGFDITVASEIMAILCLATDIEDLKRRLANIVIGYRYDRTPVSVGDLQVEGALALILKDAIKPNLVQTIYGTPAFVHGGPFANIAHGCNSVLATSTALRLADYTVTEAGFGADLGAEKFLDIKTPNLPTSPDAVVIVATLRALKMNGGVAKDALTEENVEAVRAGFANLKRHVENIRKFGIPAVVAINEFVTDTEAEIAALKELCASIDVPVELASVWADGAEGGVALAETVVKTIAENPANYTRLYDNNLSVQEKIEKIVTEIYRGTKVNFEKKAQTQIAQIVQNGWDKLPICMAKTQYSFSDNPNVLGAPENFEITIRELVPKLGAGFIVALTGDVMTMPGLPKRPAALNMDVESDGTVLGLF, from the coding sequence ATGAAAACAGATATTGAAATCGCACAGAGTATTGAGTTGAAGCCGATCGTTGATGTTGTTGAGAAACTTGGTATTTCTTACGACGATTTGGAATTGTACGGGAAGTACAAGGCTAAACTCAGCTTTGATAAAATTCGTGCAGTTGAGAGCAATCCAGTTGGGAAGTTGATCTTGGTTACTGCCATCAACCCAACGCCTGCAGGTGAAGGGAAGTCAACCATTACCATCGGTCTGGCAGACGCCTTGAACAAAATTGGTAAGAAAACGATGATTGCTATCCGCGAACCGTCTCTTGGTCCAGTAATGGGGATCAAGGGTGGTGCTGCAGGTGGTGGTTACGCCCAAGTCCTACCAATGGAGGACATCAACCTTCACTTTACTGGAGACATGCATGCTATTACAACTGCTAACAATGCCCTTTCTGCTTTGATTGACAACCACTTACACCAAGGAAATGAGCTGGGAATCGACCAACGTCGCATTCTCTGGAAACGTGTTGTGGACTTGAACGACCGCGCCCTTCGTCATGTGACCGTTGGACTTGGTGGTCCTCTAAACGGTATTCCACGCGAGGACGGTTTTGACATTACAGTTGCTTCTGAAATCATGGCGATTCTTTGCTTGGCGACTGATATTGAAGATTTGAAACGTCGTTTGGCTAATATTGTAATCGGTTATCGCTATGACCGTACGCCTGTTTCTGTAGGTGATTTACAAGTTGAAGGTGCTTTGGCTTTGATTTTGAAGGATGCTATTAAGCCGAACTTGGTTCAGACAATTTACGGTACACCCGCCTTTGTACACGGTGGTCCTTTTGCCAATATTGCTCATGGATGTAACTCTGTTTTGGCAACAAGTACAGCCCTTCGCTTGGCTGACTATACTGTTACTGAAGCTGGTTTTGGTGCAGACCTTGGCGCTGAGAAATTCCTTGATATCAAGACACCAAACTTGCCAACTTCTCCAGATGCGGTAGTCATCGTTGCAACCCTTCGTGCCCTCAAGATGAACGGTGGCGTCGCTAAAGATGCTTTGACAGAAGAAAACGTTGAAGCGGTTCGTGCAGGATTTGCCAACTTGAAACGTCACGTTGAAAATATCCGTAAGTTTGGTATTCCAGCAGTTGTAGCCATCAATGAATTTGTAACTGATACAGAAGCTGAAATTGCAGCTTTGAAGGAACTTTGTGCCTCAATCGATGTGCCAGTTGAATTAGCAAGTGTCTGGGCTGATGGCGCAGAAGGGGGTGTAGCGCTTGCCGAAACGGTTGTTAAGACTATTGCTGAAAATCCAGCCAACTACACTCGTCTTTATGACAATAACCTTTCTGTACAAGAAAAAATCGAAAAGATTGTCACTGAAATCTATCGTGGTACAAAAGTGAACTTTGAGAAGAAAGCTCAAACGCAAATCGCTCAAATTGTTCAGAATGGTTGGGACAAATTGCCAATCTGTATGGCTAAAACTCAGTACAGTTTTTCTGACAATCCAAATGTACTTGGAGCTCCAGAAAACTTTGAAATTACCATTCGTGAATTGGTACCAAAATTGGGTGCAGGTTTTATCGTTGCTTTAACTGGTGATGTCATGACCATGCCAGGTCTTCCAAAACGTCCAGCCGCTCTCAATATGGATGTTGAAAGTGATGGAACCGTTCTAGGATTGTTCTAA
- a CDS encoding gamma-glutamyl-gamma-aminobutyrate hydrolase family protein, whose amino-acid sequence MKKPVIGITGNEKAHPDDDIMMSYAAKGFVEGVKDAGGIPIILPIGDQEMATHYISIIDKLILTGGQNVDPKYYGELKAIDSDDYHLQRDIFELALIKEAIKQKKPIFSVCRGTQLFNVAMGGTLHQDIEDHWQDCSAEYTTQRLVTEPDTILREIYGEISHINSFHHQSIKDLAPNLKVVAHDPKDGIIEAVTTTDGFPYLGVQWHPEFLFENRPKDKTLFDYVVNEL is encoded by the coding sequence ATGAAAAAACCAGTTATTGGGATTACAGGAAATGAAAAAGCTCATCCAGATGATGACATCATGATGAGCTATGCAGCAAAGGGCTTTGTTGAAGGAGTCAAGGACGCTGGCGGAATTCCCATCATCCTACCGATTGGTGATCAAGAAATGGCTACCCATTACATCAGTATCATTGATAAGCTCATCCTAACGGGTGGGCAAAATGTTGATCCAAAATACTATGGTGAACTAAAGGCTATTGATAGTGATGACTACCACCTTCAAAGAGATATTTTTGAACTAGCACTTATCAAAGAAGCGATTAAGCAAAAGAAACCAATTTTCTCTGTTTGTAGGGGTACTCAGCTTTTCAACGTCGCCATGGGCGGCACGCTTCACCAAGATATTGAGGATCATTGGCAGGACTGTTCAGCCGAATACACAACCCAACGCCTCGTAACGGAACCTGATACAATTCTCCGAGAGATCTATGGAGAAATCTCTCATATCAACTCCTTCCACCACCAGAGCATTAAAGATTTAGCTCCTAATCTTAAGGTTGTAGCACATGATCCTAAAGATGGAATAATTGAGGCAGTGACAACTACGGACGGCTTCCCTTATCTTGGTGTTCAATGGCATCCTGAATTTCTCTTTGAAAACCGCCCCAAGGATAAAACACTATTTGACTATGTTGTTAACGAACTCTAG
- a CDS encoding CYTH domain-containing protein, translated as MKHLEIELKTLLKKEDYDHLKEQFSHIQPVLQKNYYIDTPDFRLREKKVAMRIRTFSDWAELTLKVPQTVGNMEYNQKLNLPEAESYLEKQILPQGLVLEELAKIGILSQDWFVLGCLATIRYEMETSIGLMALDESHYFDHTDYELELEVTDHEKGKRDFQQFLSENNITYQKAPSKLIRFIKSMKKS; from the coding sequence ATGAAACATTTAGAAATTGAACTGAAAACACTACTGAAAAAAGAGGATTACGATCATTTAAAAGAACAGTTTTCCCATATCCAACCCGTCCTACAGAAAAACTACTACATTGATACACCTGATTTCCGATTGCGTGAAAAAAAGGTTGCCATGCGCATTCGCACCTTTTCAGATTGGGCGGAGTTGACCTTGAAGGTGCCACAAACTGTAGGAAATATGGAATACAATCAGAAACTGAATCTTCCAGAGGCTGAATCTTACCTAGAAAAACAAATACTTCCTCAAGGACTCGTTCTAGAGGAACTTGCTAAGATTGGTATTTTAAGCCAAGACTGGTTTGTTCTGGGTTGTCTTGCAACTATTCGTTACGAAATGGAAACGTCGATTGGTCTAATGGCACTAGATGAAAGTCACTACTTTGATCATACAGACTACGAACTGGAACTAGAGGTCACTGATCACGAGAAAGGAAAACGAGATTTTCAGCAATTTCTTTCAGAAAATAATATCACTTACCAAAAAGCTCCTTCAAAATTAATTCGTTTTATTAAAAGCATGAAAAAAAGCTGA
- a CDS encoding ribose-phosphate diphosphokinase, translating into MSDRNNMKLFALNSNHEIAQKIAETVGVPLGKLSSRQFSDGEIQVNIEESVRGYDVYIIQSTSYPVSNHLMELLIMVDACVRASAHSINVVLPYFGYARQDRIASSREPLTAKLVANMLVKAGVSRVLTLDLHAVQVQGFFDIPVDNLYTIPLFAKHYSDKGLLGSDVVVVSPKNSGVKRARSLAEYLDAPIAIIDYAQDDSERSQGYIIGDVEGKKAILIDDILNTGRTFSEAAKIVDRGGATEIYAVSSHGLFVEGAAELLDAANIKEILVTDSVATKERTPENVCYITASELIGDAIVRIHERKPVSPLFAYNKKE; encoded by the coding sequence ATGTCAGATAGAAACAACATGAAACTTTTTGCACTTAATTCCAATCATGAAATTGCACAAAAAATCGCAGAAACGGTTGGGGTACCTCTCGGAAAATTATCTTCACGCCAATTTTCTGATGGAGAAATCCAGGTCAACATTGAAGAGAGTGTCCGTGGTTACGATGTCTACATCATCCAATCAACCAGCTACCCCGTTAGCAACCACTTGATGGAGTTGTTAATCATGGTCGATGCTTGTGTACGTGCAAGTGCTCATAGTATCAACGTTGTTCTTCCTTACTTTGGTTATGCTCGTCAGGATCGTATCGCTTCTTCTCGCGAACCTCTCACTGCAAAACTGGTTGCCAATATGCTTGTCAAGGCTGGTGTAAGTCGTGTTCTAACGCTTGACCTCCACGCTGTTCAGGTTCAAGGCTTCTTTGATATTCCGGTAGATAACCTCTATACAATTCCTCTCTTTGCTAAACACTACAGCGATAAAGGGTTGCTGGGATCAGATGTCGTTGTTGTTAGTCCAAAAAACTCTGGCGTCAAACGTGCCCGCAGCTTAGCTGAATATTTAGATGCACCAATCGCAATCATCGACTATGCTCAAGATGACTCAGAGCGGAGTCAAGGTTATATCATCGGTGATGTTGAAGGCAAGAAGGCCATCTTGATTGACGATATCCTAAATACTGGACGTACTTTCTCAGAAGCAGCAAAAATCGTCGACCGCGGAGGTGCTACTGAGATTTATGCCGTATCTAGTCACGGACTCTTTGTAGAAGGAGCTGCTGAGCTTCTTGACGCGGCTAACATTAAAGAAATCCTTGTGACAGACTCTGTAGCAACCAAAGAAAGAACTCCGGAAAATGTATGTTATATCACCGCTAGCGAATTGATTGGTGATGCCATCGTCCGTATCCACGAAAGAAAACCAGTTAGCCCACTCTTTGCATATAATAAAAAGGAATAA